Below is a window of Caballeronia insecticola DNA.
GACATGGTCCGGTTGCGCACGCGCTGACGGCGCTGCGTACCGTGCTGGCGCCGCAACTTTTCGAGCCGCGTCTTGAGCGCCTTGATGCGTTCGCCGATCAGCCGGCGGTCGGTTTCGAGCTGCGTTTCGCCCGGACCGCGCAAGCCGATCCCGCCCTTCTGGCGTTCGAGGTGAGTCCACGCGCGAATCAGGCGAGTGGACAGATATTGCAGTTGCGCGAGTTCGACCTGCAGCTTGCCTTCGTGGCTGCGGGCGCGCTGCGCGAAGATATCGAGGATGAGGCTCGTGCGATCGACCACGCGGCGGTTCAGCGCGACCTCGAGATTGCGCTGCTGCGCAGGCGCGAGCGCATGATTGAAGATGACGAGTTCGACGTCGTTCGCTTCGCACTGCAAACGCAGTTCCTCGACCTTGCCGCTGCCGATAAACATTTTGGCATCGGGACTCGAACGGCGGCCGGTGAGCGTGACGGCGGGATGGGCGCCCGCACTTTGTGCGAGCAGGCTGAGTTCTTCCAGACTGGCTTCGAAATCGATCTTGCCGAAGTCGATACCGACGAGCGCTGCGTTGATCAAATTGATGTGCTTAATTTTTTGAAGCGACCGGCGAGTTGCTTAATGTTCGCTTTAGAAGTGGCAACAGCGCGCCGGTCGCAACCGGGTTTAGGACGATTCAGCGTCCGGGTGGAAATTCACCGGACGGGCCGGCACGACCGTCGAAATGGCGTGCTTATAGACCATCTGGGTGACCGTATTTCGGAGCAACACGACGTACTGGTCGAAAGATTCGATGTTTCCTTGAAGCTTGATGCCGTTGACCAAATAGATCGACACCGGCACGTGCTCTTTACGCAGTGCGTTCAAAAACGGGTCTTGTAACAATTGCCCTTTGTTGCTCATAGCAAACTCCGTGTTTTTTTGCAGGTTAGAAGTATTGTGGATGAAGAAAAAGAGATCCGCCCACAATCGCTACACTATAGCTGATTTTCGCTGTTTTACGTTTTCGGTACCGGATCGGCCAAATGGGTAAACAATCGGTCCGCATTGAACTCGCAGTCCCCAAAAAAACAGCTTTCACGCGACGCTCATCCCTTGTCTGCGTACGGGTTTTGACTCGAGCGAAACTCTATGCGAAGTGGAGTTCCGACAAGCCCGAAAGTTTCGCGGAAACGACCTTCGAGATAACGTTTATAGGTATCCGTGACCGCGTCGAGCGCATTGCCGTGCACGACGATAATCGGCGGATTCTGCCCGCCCTGGTGCGCATAACGCAGCTTCGGGCGCACCGGTCCACGGCGGCGCGGCTGCTGAAATTCCACCGCTTCGATAAGCGCGCGCGTGAGCTTCGGCGTCGGCAGCTTGGCCATGGCAGCGGCGTACGCTTCGTCGACCGATTTCATCAGCGGTCCGATGCCCGTTTTCTCCAGCGCCGAGACGTAGTGGAATTTAGCAAAGTCCAAAAACTTGAGCTTGCGCGTGAGGTCCGCCTTGGTGCGCTCGCGCACATGCGAATCGAGCCCGTCCCACTTGTTCACGCCGACCACGAGCGCGCGGCCCTGCTCCACCACGAATCCGGCGATATGCGCGTCCTGCTCCGAGATGTCCTGCTGCGCGTCGAGCAGCAGGATCACGACGTTCGCGTCCGCAATCGACTGCAGCGTCTTCACCACCGAGAACTTCTCGATCGCCTCGAACACCTTGCCGCGGCGGCGCAGGCCCGCCGTGTCGATCAAGGTGTATTTGCGGCCTTGCCGCTCGAAATCAACATAAATCGAATCGCGCGTCGTGCCGGGCATGTCGAACGCGATCACGCGCTCTTCGCCGATCAGCGTGTTCACGAGCGTCGACTTGCCGACGTTCGGACGACCGACGATCGCGATCTTGACGCCGTGCTTCGCCTTCTCCTCTTCGCTCTCTTCCGGCTGATCGGCGTAGGCGATGTCGAGCGCGTCGTTGATCATCTCGACGACGCCGTCGCCGTGCGCAGCCGAAATCGCGCGCGGGTCGCCCAGGCCGAGCTCATAGAAGTCCGCCGCCACCGACGAGTACTTCATGCCCTCGGCCTTGTTGACGACCAGAAAGAGCGGACGGCCGGTCTTGCGCAGATAGTCGGCGATCGACTTGTCCTGCGGCGCCAGGCCGTTGCGCCCGTCGACGATGAACACGACGATATCGGCTTCCTCGACCGCCTGGCGCGTCTGTCGCGCCATCTCGTGCAGGATGCCGTCTTTCGCGACCGGCTCGAAGCCGCCGGTGTCCACCACCAGATACGGGCGTTCGCCGCCCACGCGGCCTTCGCCGTAGTGGCGGTCGCGGGTCAGACCGGGAAGATCGGCGACGAGTGCATCGCGCGAACGCGTCAGCCGGTTGAAAAGGGTCGATTTCCCCACATTGGGGCGCCCGACGAGGGCAATCACGGGTTTCATCTGATGTTGTTCAAGGTTGAACGCAAGGCGGACGCGGTACGCGCGGTTCAGAGCTTTCGTTGCGTTCCGCTACGCCGCGCAATGGCTGCGCTTGTCGAAAATTAGCATGGATTCGGCTTGCCGCACGCAAGGCGCGTCGGGCGGGCCGATCTCGGGCGTTCGTTCGCCGGTTGGACCTCTTTTGAGGCCGTTTATCGCGCGGCGCCTTCGCGCGCGCTTCGTTTTTGCGACCCGGCTATTGCATGCGGGTTCTGTCGCGGCGCGCGAGGCACACCGCTTCTTTCTCGTGCGGCTCGTCGGGGCGAGCCTGCCGCGTCGTCGGATCGACGGCGCGCGTGGTGCTCAGCGGGTGTTTCGCGACCGCGAGCGTCGTAAAAGGTCGCTCGCGTTCGTTGTCAGCTTCAGTTGCTCGGACGGAAACCGTAGATGTCGCCGTCATGCGTCTGCACGACGAGCGTATCGCCCGCCAGTACCGGCGCCGCGGTGATCGCGCTGCCGTCGGTCGGCGTGCGCCCGATCATCTGGCCGTTCTCCGTGTTGAGGAAATGCACGAAGCCCTTGTAGTCGCCCACCACGACCGCGCGGCCGAGAATAAACGGCACGCTGACGCTGCGGTTCTTCAGGACGTCCGACTTCCAGAGCGGCGAGCCGTCCGACGCGCGGAACGCGTTGATGACCGACCAGTCGTCGCCCGCCGCGACCAGTTGCTCGCTCTGCGCGAGGCCGCTGTCGCTCGAAAAGCTCTTGTCCCAGATGGACTGTCCCGAGTTGGCATCGAAGCAGCCGATGCGGCCCTGGAACGTCACCGCGCAGGTCTGCGCGCCGACGAGGCCCGGCGCGCCGGTCACGTCGTTGATGCGCTCGACTTCGGTCACGCCCTTCGGATACGACACCGGCGCCTGCCAGTAGGCGTCGCCCGTCTGCAGGTTGACCGCCGCGAACGCGCCGCCGGGGAAGCCCGCGAGCACGGCCTGATTGCCCGCGAAGGTCATGCCAGCCGAGGTGCGCAGATTCAAAGGCACCGCGCGCAACTGGAACACCCACTTCTGCTCGCCGGTCTGCGAGTTGAACGCGATGACCTTGCCGTCGATCGTGCGCACGATCACGAGATCGTTGCCGACGAGCGGCGGTGACACGATTTCGCCCGGCGCCGCGGCCGTCCACAGCAGTTTGCCGTCGGGGCCGAGCACGTCGACCTGGCCTTTCAGGCCGCCCACGGCCGTCAGATTGCCGTCGCTGCCGACACCCGCCGAGA
It encodes the following:
- the hfq gene encoding RNA chaperone Hfq — its product is MSNKGQLLQDPFLNALRKEHVPVSIYLVNGIKLQGNIESFDQYVVLLRNTVTQMVYKHAISTVVPARPVNFHPDAESS
- the der gene encoding ribosome biogenesis GTPase Der, whose amino-acid sequence is MKPVIALVGRPNVGKSTLFNRLTRSRDALVADLPGLTRDRHYGEGRVGGERPYLVVDTGGFEPVAKDGILHEMARQTRQAVEEADIVVFIVDGRNGLAPQDKSIADYLRKTGRPLFLVVNKAEGMKYSSVAADFYELGLGDPRAISAAHGDGVVEMINDALDIAYADQPEESEEEKAKHGVKIAIVGRPNVGKSTLVNTLIGEERVIAFDMPGTTRDSIYVDFERQGRKYTLIDTAGLRRRGKVFEAIEKFSVVKTLQSIADANVVILLLDAQQDISEQDAHIAGFVVEQGRALVVGVNKWDGLDSHVRERTKADLTRKLKFLDFAKFHYVSALEKTGIGPLMKSVDEAYAAAMAKLPTPKLTRALIEAVEFQQPRRRGPVRPKLRYAHQGGQNPPIIVVHGNALDAVTDTYKRYLEGRFRETFGLVGTPLRIEFRSSQNPYADKG
- the bamB gene encoding outer membrane protein assembly factor BamB — protein: MTLLKRYAVPLACAMTVLLAACSSTKDDRREPVPLVDFKPVLNVNQAWKASVGKAGRYLFSPVAVGDYVFAAGANGSVAKIDAKTGQDVWRVKLKDDLSAGVGSDGNLTAVGGLKGQVDVLGPDGKLLWTAAAPGEIVSPPLVGNDLVIVRTIDGKVIAFNSQTGEQKWVFQLRAVPLNLRTSAGMTFAGNQAVLAGFPGGAFAAVNLQTGDAYWQAPVSYPKGVTEVERINDVTGAPGLVGAQTCAVTFQGRIGCFDANSGQSIWDKSFSSDSGLAQSEQLVAAGDDWSVINAFRASDGSPLWKSDVLKNRSVSVPFILGRAVVVGDYKGFVHFLNTENGQMIGRTPTDGSAITAAPVLAGDTLVVQTHDGDIYGFRPSN